One genomic region from Drosophila busckii strain San Diego stock center, stock number 13000-0081.31 chromosome 3R, ASM1175060v1, whole genome shotgun sequence encodes:
- the LOC108602289 gene encoding uncharacterized protein LOC108602289 yields the protein MLRDIFLYLVLIVLFCFIFMAQLIVNVYAFQRQPSAAQRAERNEIIFV from the coding sequence ATGTTGCGagatatatttctatatttagtTCTAAtcgttttattttgctttattttcatgGCGCAGTTAATCGTCAACGTTTACGCATTCCAACGTCAGCCAAGCGCCGCTCAGCGTGCCGAACGcaatgaaattatatttgtctAG